The following proteins are co-located in the Pan troglodytes isolate AG18354 chromosome 5, NHGRI_mPanTro3-v2.0_pri, whole genome shotgun sequence genome:
- the OR10C1 gene encoding olfactory receptor 10C1, protein MSANTSMVTEFLLLGFSHLADLQGLLFSVFLTIYLLTVAGNFLIVVLVSTDAALQSPMYFFLRTLSALEIGYTSVTVPLLLHHLLTGRRHISRSGCALQMFFFLFFGATECCLLAAMAYDRYAAICGPLRYPLLLSHRVCLQLAGSAWACGVLVGLGHTSFIFSLPFCGPNAIPQFFCEIQPVLQLVCGDTSLIELQIILAAALLILCPFGLILGSYGRILVTIFRIPSVAGRRKAFSTCSSHLIVVSLFYGTAIFIYIRPKASYDPATDPLVSLFYAVVTPILNPIIYSLRNTEVKAALKRTIQKTVPMEI, encoded by the coding sequence ATGAGTGCAAACACCTCCATGGTGACTGAGTTTCTTCTTCTCGGCTTCTCCCACCTGGCCGACCTCCAGGGCTTgctcttctctgtctttctcactATCTACCTGCTGACCGTGGCAGGCAATTTCCTCATTGTGGTGCTGGTCTCCACTGATGCTGCCCTCCAGTCCCCTATGTACTTCTTCCTGCGCACCCTCTCGGCCTTGGAGATTGGCTATACGTCTGTCACGGTCCCCCTGCTACTTCACCACCTCCTTACTGGCCGGCGCCACATCTCTCGCTCTGGATGTGCTCTCCAGatgttcttcttcctcttctttggcGCCACGGAGTGCTGCCTCCTGGCAGCCATGGCCTATGACCGCTATGCAGCCATCTGTGGACCCCTCCGCTACCCACTGCTGCTGAGCCACCGGGTGTGTCTACAGCTAGCTGGGTCGGCGTGGGCCTGTGGGGTGCTGGTGGGGCTGGGCCACACCTCTTTCATcttctctttgcccttctgcGGCCCCAATGCCATCCCGCAGTTCTTCTGTGAGATCCAGCCTGTCCTGCAGCTGGTATGTGGAGACACCTCGCTTATTGAACTGCAGATTATCCTGGCAGCAGCCCTCCTCATCCTCTGCCCCTTTGGCCTCATCCTGGGCTCCTACGGGCGTATCCTCGTTACCATCTTCCGGATCCCATCTGTTGCGGGCCGCCGCAAGGCCTTCTCCACCTGCTCCTCCCACCTGATCGTGGTCTCCCTCTTCTATGGCACCGCCATCTTTATCTATATTCGCCCTAAGGCCAGCTACGATCCGGCCACTGACCCTCTGGTGTCCCTCTTCTATGCTGTGGTCACCCCCATCCTCAACCCCATCATCTACAGCCTGCGGAACACAGAGGTCAAAGCTGCCCTAAAGAGAACCATCCAGAAAACGGTGCCTATGGAGATTTGA
- the LOC462525 gene encoding olfactory receptor 2H1-like (The RefSeq protein has 5 substitutions compared to this genomic sequence): MVNQSSPMGFLLLGLSEHPALERALFVVVFTSYLLTLVDNTLIILLSVLYPRLHSPMYFFLSDVSFLDLCLTTSCVPQMLVNLWGPKKTISFLGCSVQLFIFLSLGTTECILLTVMAFDRYVAVCQPLHYAIIIHPHLCWQLASVAWVMSLVQSIVQTPPTLHFPFCPHQQIDDFLCEVSSLIQLSCGDTSYNEIQLAVSSVIFVVVPLSPILASYGAIAQAVLRINSATAWRKAFGTCSSHLTVVTLFYSSVIAVYLQPKNPYAQGRGKFFGLFYAVGTPSLNSLVYTLRNKEIKRALRRLLGKERDSRESWRAA; the protein is encoded by the coding sequence ATGGTTAACCAAAGCTCCCCCATGGGCTTCCTCCTTCTGGGCTTCTCTGAACACCCAGCACTGGAAAGGACTCTCTTTGTGGTTGTCTTCACTTCCTACCTCTTGACCCTGGTGGACAACACACTCATCATCCTGCTGTCTGTACTGTACCCCAGGCTCCACTCTCCAATGTACTTTTTCCTCTCTGACGTCTCCTTCTTGGACCTCTGCCTTACCACGAGTTGTGTCCCCCAGATGCTGGTCAACCTCTGGGGCCCAAAGAAGACCATCAGCTTCCTGGGCTGCTCTGTCCAGCTCTTCATCTTCCTGTCCCTGGGGACCACTGAGTGCATCCTCCTGACAGTGATGGCCTTTGACCGATACGTGGCTGTCTGCCAGCCCCTCCACTATGCCACCATCATCCACCCCCGCCTGTGCTGGCAGCTGGCATCTGTGGCCTGGGTTATGAGTCTGGTCCAATCAATAGTCCAGACACCACCCACCCTCCACTTTCCCTTCTGTCCCCACCAGCAGATAGATGACTTTTTATGTGAGGTCTCATCTCTGATTCAACTCTCCTGTGGAGATACCTCCTACAATGAAATCCAGTTGGCTGTGTCCAGTGTCATCTTCGTGGTTGTGCCCCTCAGCCCCATCCTTGCCTCTTATGGAGCCATTGCCCAGGCAGTGCTGAGGATTAACTCTGCCACAGCATGGAGAAAGGCCTTTGGGACTTGCTCCTCCCATCTCACTGTGGTCACCCTCTTCTACAGCTCAGTCATTGCTGTCTACCTCCAGCCCAAAAATCCATATGCCCAAGGGAGGGGCAAGTTCTTTGGTCTCTTCTATGCAGTGGGCACTCCTTCACTTAACCCTCTCGTATACACCCTGAGGAACAAGGAGATAAAGCGAGCACTCAGGAGGTTACTAGGGAAGGAAAGAGACTCCAGGGAAAGCTGGAGAGCTgcttaa